The following proteins are encoded in a genomic region of Sorangiineae bacterium MSr12523:
- a CDS encoding heavy metal translocating P-type ATPase metal-binding domain-containing protein, whose protein sequence is MTSVAQSMCIHCGTPVAKGASASEGAFCCLGCRMVHALLTAQYLQRYYDLRGERGVPVSDLRIERRDYKWLDSIARRVREATAAGLSRVDLDVQGLHCSACVWLIDTLFGRRVGAVRVTVNPSLGRAELVVAPDFDLEAFVREVESFGYLLGPPLKSEPVRSRGLVVRMGICIAIAMNSMILGIAIYAGLASGPIYDLFQRLDLLLSLASVTIGGSVFIRSAVQGLRHRVLHLDLPIALGIVLAFAGSVVSYAGHRGGGIFVDTLNVFIALMLVGRFLQERVLEKNRLELLANDGSDGLLTRRVRDGHVETVACAQIAVGDRLRVAPGDLVPVDGTLRDTAAGFSLDWINGESRVRTLAPGERVPAGAFLAGAQAVEIEACDDFAASPLIEWLRTPATRDADSAMSTPWWRRLAKAYVGAVLTAGTVGFLAWLVATRDFARSAEVATAVLIVTCPCAFGIAMPLAYDLVQSGLRRAGLFVRVAGFLDRAAQVHTVVFDKTGTLTNGTLALRHPEALAWLDSVDRAVLYRLASSSSHPKSMAVHRALSEMVHVSIDVPVREEPGRGVSLRWDSGAEFRLGAPDWVAPGANAPGDLAFGRDGEWLAAFTTEETLRPDARAEVAVLRQRGYDVWLLSGDDSARAAQTAHAAGIEPDRVVGDASPEAKAAWVDAHDHDDLMMIGDGINDSLVVERAFCSGTPAIDRPFMAARSDFYFVTPGLRPVRLALDAARALARVRRRNLAMAVTYNVIAVALAYAGLMSPLLCAVLMPASSVSTIVATTWSLNARSRLWRS, encoded by the coding sequence ATGACCTCCGTGGCGCAATCCATGTGCATCCATTGTGGTACGCCCGTTGCGAAAGGCGCGTCGGCATCGGAGGGCGCCTTTTGCTGCCTGGGATGCCGCATGGTGCACGCGCTCCTTACCGCGCAGTACCTCCAGCGGTACTACGACCTTCGCGGGGAACGCGGGGTGCCGGTCAGCGACCTGCGCATCGAGCGACGCGACTACAAGTGGCTCGACTCCATCGCGCGACGTGTGCGGGAGGCGACAGCCGCCGGCCTCTCGCGCGTCGATCTCGACGTTCAAGGATTGCACTGCAGCGCGTGCGTCTGGCTGATCGATACCTTATTTGGCCGTCGCGTCGGCGCGGTGCGCGTGACCGTGAACCCTTCGCTTGGCCGCGCGGAGCTCGTCGTCGCGCCCGACTTCGACCTCGAGGCATTCGTTCGCGAGGTGGAGTCGTTCGGATACTTGCTCGGACCGCCGCTCAAGTCCGAGCCGGTTCGATCGCGAGGACTCGTCGTGCGCATGGGGATCTGCATTGCCATCGCGATGAACTCGATGATCCTCGGTATTGCCATCTATGCGGGGCTCGCCAGTGGGCCGATTTACGATCTGTTTCAGCGTCTCGACCTTTTGCTCTCGTTGGCGTCGGTGACCATCGGCGGCTCCGTCTTCATTCGCTCCGCCGTCCAAGGGCTCCGTCATCGGGTGCTCCATCTCGACCTGCCGATTGCGCTCGGTATCGTTCTCGCGTTCGCCGGATCGGTCGTTTCGTACGCGGGGCACCGGGGCGGCGGCATCTTCGTCGATACGCTCAATGTGTTCATCGCATTGATGCTGGTGGGACGCTTTCTGCAGGAACGCGTGCTCGAGAAGAATCGCCTCGAGCTTCTCGCCAACGACGGTTCGGATGGCCTCTTGACGCGGCGGGTGCGGGACGGCCACGTCGAAACCGTCGCATGCGCGCAAATTGCGGTCGGCGACAGGCTGCGGGTGGCGCCCGGCGATCTCGTGCCCGTCGATGGAACCCTTCGGGACACCGCGGCGGGCTTTTCGTTGGATTGGATCAACGGCGAAAGCCGCGTACGCACCTTAGCGCCGGGAGAGCGCGTCCCGGCGGGTGCATTTCTGGCAGGCGCGCAAGCGGTGGAGATCGAGGCCTGCGACGATTTCGCCGCGTCTCCGCTGATCGAGTGGCTGCGCACGCCCGCGACGCGCGATGCCGACAGTGCCATGAGCACGCCATGGTGGCGTCGCCTCGCGAAAGCATATGTGGGCGCGGTTCTTACGGCCGGCACGGTTGGCTTTTTGGCGTGGCTCGTCGCCACGCGCGACTTTGCGCGCAGCGCCGAGGTGGCGACCGCCGTACTCATCGTGACCTGCCCGTGCGCGTTCGGAATCGCTATGCCGCTTGCCTACGATCTCGTTCAGTCGGGCCTGCGTCGCGCGGGACTCTTCGTACGCGTTGCCGGGTTTCTCGACCGCGCCGCCCAGGTGCACACGGTCGTCTTCGACAAGACGGGCACGTTGACGAATGGCACCTTGGCCTTGAGGCATCCCGAAGCGCTCGCGTGGCTCGACTCGGTCGATCGGGCCGTCCTGTACCGCTTGGCTTCCAGCAGTAGCCATCCGAAATCGATGGCCGTCCATCGCGCCCTCAGCGAAATGGTCCACGTATCCATTGACGTGCCCGTTCGCGAGGAGCCGGGGCGGGGCGTGTCCCTGCGATGGGACAGCGGTGCCGAGTTTCGACTTGGAGCCCCGGATTGGGTCGCGCCCGGCGCGAACGCACCTGGCGATCTGGCCTTCGGTCGAGATGGGGAATGGCTGGCGGCGTTCACCACCGAGGAGACGCTTCGCCCGGACGCCCGGGCCGAAGTCGCGGTGCTGCGCCAGCGTGGCTACGATGTATGGCTCCTCAGCGGCGATGATTCTGCGCGCGCCGCGCAAACCGCGCACGCGGCGGGAATCGAGCCCGATCGCGTGGTGGGGGATGCCTCGCCCGAGGCCAAGGCCGCGTGGGTCGACGCCCACGACCATGACGACCTCATGATGATCGGCGACGGCATCAACGACAGCCTCGTCGTCGAGCGCGCCTTCTGCAGCGGAACGCCGGCCATCGATCGCCCCTTCATGGCCGCGCGTAGCGATTTTTACTTCGTGACACCCGGCCTTCGCCCCGTGCGCCTCGCACTCGACGCGGCGAGGGCGCTTGCCCGCGTGCGGCGCCGAAACCTCGCGATGGCCGTCACCTACAATGTCATCGCCGTTGCCCTCGCGTATGCGGGCCTCATGTCCCCGCTCCTCTGCGCCGTGCTGATGCCCGCGAGCTCCGTGTCGACCATCGTCGCCACCACGTGGTCGCTCAACGCGAGGAGCCGACTGTGGAGGTCCTAG
- a CDS encoding PA2169 family four-helix-bundle protein, with protein sequence MSSTETHAAEPKAIIAMLNKCIETCIDGQKGYGEAEANVEDSTLKSIFQIRKHERFEFVFDLQAAVRQLGGEPEFDGTAAGTVHRGWMGLRRTASGHRDRAIVEEWARGERAALKGYREALKGAPLTTLPPKLRTMLQAQYASIRAALDEASSNLAH encoded by the coding sequence ATGTCCAGCACCGAGACGCACGCTGCCGAACCAAAGGCCATCATCGCCATGCTCAACAAGTGCATCGAGACGTGCATCGATGGGCAAAAGGGGTACGGCGAGGCCGAGGCCAACGTCGAAGATTCCACGCTCAAGTCGATCTTTCAGATACGCAAACACGAGCGCTTCGAATTCGTATTCGACCTTCAAGCTGCCGTTCGGCAACTCGGGGGGGAGCCCGAATTCGACGGAACGGCGGCGGGCACCGTGCATCGAGGATGGATGGGACTGCGCCGCACTGCCTCCGGCCATCGCGATCGCGCGATCGTCGAAGAGTGGGCTCGTGGTGAGCGAGCGGCATTGAAGGGATATCGCGAGGCACTGAAAGGGGCGCCACTCACGACCCTACCACCGAAGTTGCGGACGATGCTCCAAGCGCAGTATGCGTCGATTCGAGCGGCCCTCGACGAAGCATCCTCCAACCTTGCCCACTGA
- a CDS encoding phosphoenolpyruvate carboxykinase (GTP): protein MRNNELSAWVKEVADHTKPDAIRWCDGSMNEARSLEDRMLEDGTLVRLSEKLPASFLHRSHPTDVARAEHLTFICSEREEQCGPTNNWMSPEEAEGKVWPLFAGAMRGRTLYIVPYVMGPVGSPYSRVGVQITDSPYVVANLRLMTRMGDVAIRQLGRNGQFVKGLHSLGDLSPERRFICHFPQTKTIWSIGSGYGDNALLSKKCHALRIASVEGRDEGWLAEHMMVVGVTSPEGVKHYIAAAFPSACGKTNLAMLVPSFPGWKIETVGDDIAWMHVGDDGRLWAINPEAGFFGVAPRTSFRTNRNAMAALSRDVIFTNVAVRQDGMPWWEGLEDLPEGEVVTDWRGHPWSKASGDRAAHPNSRFTVSARQCPAVGPSFDDPRGVPISAIVFGGRRARIAPLVYEARDWTHGVYVGATLVSETTAAATGALGIPRNDPMAMLPFCGFNMGDYFAHWLRVGERLTHPPRIFHVNWFRRGDDGQLLWPGFGENIRVLKWIVERVDGTGDAHPTPIGLVPTYDAMDLRDLGIGPRRFDELVHVDTRTWQGETSWNEIFLDRFGKRLPEPLAREHRALVARLRKAAKV, encoded by the coding sequence ATGAGAAATAACGAGCTCAGTGCATGGGTCAAGGAGGTCGCCGACCATACCAAGCCTGACGCAATCCGATGGTGTGATGGGAGCATGAACGAAGCGCGCTCTCTCGAGGACCGCATGCTCGAAGACGGCACTCTGGTGCGGCTGAGTGAGAAACTTCCCGCTAGCTTTCTCCATCGTTCCCATCCCACGGACGTCGCGCGCGCGGAGCATCTCACGTTCATTTGCTCGGAGCGCGAAGAGCAATGCGGACCTACGAACAACTGGATGAGCCCGGAGGAAGCCGAGGGCAAGGTGTGGCCGCTCTTCGCGGGCGCGATGCGCGGAAGAACGTTGTACATCGTTCCCTATGTCATGGGCCCTGTGGGTTCGCCGTACAGCCGTGTCGGTGTTCAGATTACGGATAGTCCATACGTGGTCGCGAATCTTCGGCTCATGACACGCATGGGCGATGTGGCCATACGCCAACTCGGACGAAATGGCCAGTTCGTCAAAGGATTGCACAGCCTCGGGGATCTCTCGCCGGAGCGACGATTCATTTGCCACTTTCCCCAGACCAAGACCATCTGGAGCATCGGCTCCGGCTACGGCGACAACGCGCTGTTGAGCAAGAAGTGTCACGCCCTGCGCATCGCCAGCGTCGAAGGTCGCGACGAAGGATGGCTGGCCGAGCACATGATGGTCGTGGGCGTGACCAGCCCCGAAGGTGTCAAGCACTACATCGCCGCGGCCTTTCCAAGCGCCTGCGGAAAGACCAATTTGGCGATGCTCGTGCCGAGCTTTCCTGGATGGAAGATCGAAACCGTTGGAGATGACATCGCGTGGATGCACGTCGGTGACGACGGGCGCCTATGGGCCATCAATCCGGAGGCGGGATTCTTCGGGGTCGCGCCCCGCACGAGCTTTCGGACCAATCGAAATGCGATGGCCGCGCTCTCCCGCGACGTCATTTTCACGAACGTGGCGGTCCGGCAGGATGGAATGCCGTGGTGGGAAGGCCTCGAGGATTTGCCCGAAGGAGAAGTCGTTACCGACTGGCGCGGCCATCCGTGGAGCAAAGCATCGGGCGACCGTGCGGCGCATCCCAATTCGCGCTTCACGGTTTCGGCGCGACAATGTCCTGCAGTTGGTCCGAGCTTCGACGATCCACGCGGCGTCCCCATCTCGGCCATTGTCTTCGGCGGACGGCGGGCACGCATCGCGCCCCTCGTCTACGAGGCGCGCGATTGGACACACGGTGTCTATGTTGGCGCCACGCTCGTCTCGGAAACGACCGCTGCTGCGACGGGCGCACTTGGAATTCCGCGCAACGATCCGATGGCCATGTTGCCCTTCTGCGGCTTCAACATGGGTGACTATTTCGCTCATTGGCTGCGTGTGGGCGAACGCCTCACCCACCCGCCTCGCATCTTCCATGTGAACTGGTTTCGAAGGGGCGACGACGGCCAATTGTTGTGGCCGGGCTTCGGTGAGAATATCCGCGTCCTGAAATGGATCGTGGAGCGGGTCGACGGCACGGGTGACGCTCACCCAACGCCCATTGGCCTGGTACCCACCTACGACGCCATGGACCTTCGCGATCTGGGCATTGGCCCTCGTCGGTTCGACGAACTCGTCCATGTCGACACGCGAACGTGGCAGGGTGAAACGTCGTGGAACGAGATCTTCCTCGACCGGTTCGGCAAACGCCTCCCGGAACCACTCGCGCGCGAACACCGCGCGCTCGTCGCGCGTCTGCGAAAGGCCGCCAAGGTGTGA
- the nuoB gene encoding NADH-quinone oxidoreductase subunit NuoB: MLKLLLARFQQGHRTAQYPEMPPTLPDRWRGGPSIDRGKCPVGCFECGDTCPTDALRIQSGHLGLDMGRCLFCTECMQSCPHGAITFTQEYRLAARKREALVVEGKVEPREKLLDEKLRRLFGRSLKLRQVSAGGCNGCESDVNVLGTIVFDLGRFGIQMVASPRHADGLLITGPVTENMKLALKKTYDAVPEPKIVIAVGACAISGGPYIDHPEVHNGADSVVPVDLYVPGCPPHPFTILDGLLGMLGRLESEPAWMARFRETGERIAAENLEAMKTWDLPRAEEAVKYLGADLRHAPPAPKDPLPVEKPRS, from the coding sequence ATGCTCAAGCTCCTCCTCGCGCGCTTCCAACAAGGACACCGGACGGCACAGTACCCGGAGATGCCGCCCACGCTCCCCGACCGGTGGCGTGGAGGGCCCAGCATCGATCGGGGCAAGTGCCCCGTGGGGTGCTTCGAATGCGGTGACACGTGCCCGACCGATGCTCTGCGTATCCAATCCGGCCACCTTGGACTCGACATGGGAAGATGCCTGTTTTGCACCGAGTGCATGCAATCGTGCCCCCACGGTGCCATTACCTTCACGCAAGAGTACCGACTCGCCGCCCGCAAGCGAGAGGCTCTCGTCGTCGAGGGCAAGGTCGAGCCGCGTGAGAAGCTCCTCGATGAAAAGCTGCGACGGCTCTTCGGTCGCTCCCTCAAGCTGCGGCAGGTGAGCGCGGGCGGATGCAACGGCTGCGAGTCCGATGTCAACGTGCTGGGCACGATCGTGTTCGATCTCGGCCGCTTCGGCATCCAGATGGTGGCCTCGCCCCGTCACGCCGATGGGTTGCTCATCACGGGTCCGGTCACCGAGAACATGAAGCTCGCGTTGAAGAAGACCTACGATGCCGTCCCCGAGCCCAAAATCGTCATTGCCGTCGGTGCCTGCGCCATCTCGGGCGGCCCGTATATCGACCATCCCGAAGTTCACAACGGTGCCGACAGCGTGGTTCCCGTCGACTTGTACGTACCCGGGTGCCCGCCACACCCCTTTACGATCCTCGACGGCTTGCTCGGGATGCTGGGCCGGCTCGAGAGCGAGCCTGCCTGGATGGCTCGTTTTCGGGAGACGGGCGAGCGGATTGCCGCCGAGAACCTCGAGGCCATGAAAACCTGGGACCTTCCACGTGCCGAAGAAGCCGTCAAATATCTCGGGGCAGATCTGCGACACGCACCTCCCGCACCCAAGGACCCGCTGCCCGTCGAAAAGCCTCGCTCATGA
- a CDS encoding NADH-quinone oxidoreductase subunit C, whose amino-acid sequence MTALLSVRSGKAVERDAIPRLEFEDFRRAIVEAPSRRERVAALFGTPLQAREEGVELVVVLAFDEEGLIKVGSTVLSGDAFPSMTAECPQVHLFEREIAEQWGVVPEGHPWLKPVRFVRSQRPGHDAWNRPESEAPVVGVMPFYRVEGEEVHEVAVGPVHAGVIEPGHFRFQCHGEHVFHLEISLGYQHRGVERALVGGPTKRTIPYMETLSGDTTVGHMTAYCQVLEALSGCRVPVRAHALRGIALELERLANHTGDLGALANDVGFLPTASYCGRLRGDFLNLTAMICGSRFGRSLVRPGGVGFDVDADRCRLMLERLQTALRDTKSAVELLLESASVGARFEGTGVVSQEVAQALGLVGVAARACGLERDVRHDHPSGVFRLAHIPISVWHTGDVFARAYIRWLEIERSCAFIGEQLRALPTGKTRVPCESKTLASNRLCVSLVEGWRGEICHVALTDDEGKFSTYKVIDPSFHNWFGLSMALRDGQISDFPLCNKSFNLSYCGHDL is encoded by the coding sequence ATGACGGCGCTCCTTTCCGTGCGCAGCGGCAAGGCCGTCGAACGCGATGCCATCCCACGCCTCGAGTTCGAGGACTTTCGCAGAGCCATCGTGGAGGCACCCTCCCGACGTGAGCGGGTGGCGGCGCTCTTCGGCACGCCCTTGCAGGCGCGGGAGGAAGGGGTCGAGCTCGTCGTCGTCCTTGCGTTCGACGAAGAAGGGCTCATCAAAGTTGGGTCCACGGTGCTCTCCGGCGACGCCTTTCCGTCGATGACGGCCGAGTGCCCGCAGGTGCACCTCTTCGAGCGCGAAATCGCCGAACAGTGGGGCGTGGTTCCGGAAGGCCATCCTTGGTTGAAACCCGTGCGCTTCGTGCGCTCGCAGCGCCCGGGACACGATGCGTGGAATCGTCCGGAGTCGGAAGCGCCAGTGGTGGGCGTCATGCCCTTTTACCGCGTCGAAGGCGAGGAGGTTCACGAGGTCGCCGTCGGCCCTGTCCACGCCGGGGTCATCGAACCAGGGCACTTTCGATTTCAATGCCACGGCGAGCACGTATTCCATCTCGAGATTTCGCTCGGCTACCAACACCGAGGCGTCGAGCGCGCGCTCGTCGGCGGCCCCACGAAGCGAACGATCCCGTACATGGAGACCCTCTCCGGCGACACGACGGTCGGCCACATGACCGCGTATTGCCAAGTGCTCGAAGCGCTCTCGGGGTGCCGCGTACCCGTTCGTGCGCACGCGCTACGTGGGATCGCGCTCGAACTCGAACGACTCGCCAACCATACCGGCGACTTGGGCGCGTTGGCGAACGACGTCGGCTTTCTGCCGACCGCATCCTACTGCGGACGATTGCGTGGCGACTTCTTGAACCTGACCGCGATGATCTGCGGGAGCCGCTTTGGACGATCGCTCGTGCGACCCGGAGGTGTGGGGTTCGATGTCGACGCCGACCGGTGCCGGCTCATGCTCGAGCGCTTGCAGACGGCTTTGCGCGACACGAAAAGCGCCGTCGAGCTTCTCCTGGAGAGCGCTTCGGTTGGGGCCCGCTTCGAAGGAACCGGTGTGGTCTCGCAGGAAGTGGCGCAGGCCCTCGGCCTCGTGGGCGTCGCCGCGCGCGCGTGTGGGCTCGAGCGCGACGTGCGGCACGATCACCCGAGCGGCGTCTTTCGACTCGCGCACATCCCCATTTCGGTCTGGCACACGGGCGATGTCTTCGCGCGAGCCTACATACGATGGCTGGAGATCGAGCGCTCCTGCGCGTTCATCGGTGAGCAGCTTCGCGCGCTCCCCACGGGCAAGACGCGCGTGCCGTGCGAGAGCAAGACCTTGGCCTCGAACCGCCTCTGCGTGTCGCTCGTCGAGGGCTGGCGCGGTGAGATTTGCCATGTTGCTCTCACCGACGATGAGGGCAAGTTCTCCACCTACAAAGTCATCGACCCATCGTTCCACAACTGGTTCGGGCTCTCGATGGCCTTGCGCGATGGCCAAATCTCCGACTTTCCGCTTTGCAACAAGAGCTTCAACCTCTCGTACTGCGGTCACGACCTCTGA